The nucleotide sequence CCATTAATGCGGCAACCTTAGCGGCAGCGGTAGCACAGGAACCCGTGGTATAACCCTTGCGATACTGCTTACCGTTATGCCAGATGCTGTCTAGTTGCATGGTGTCACTCATTGTGCCTCCTGCAATCGGTACAGAATGGCATTGATAATCGCCGCCGCGATATTACTTCCCCCTTTACGACCTGCGGCGGCGATACAAGGCAGTTCACTTTGCATCAAAGCGGCTTTCGATTCCGCCGCACCGACAAAACCGACAGGCACCCCAACCACCGCCAACGGTGAAGCCTTCCTTTCCAGCAGACGGAACAGGGCGGTTGGCGCGTTACCGAACACGAAGATTTTGTCCCCCTCTTCCGCCAGTGCGACGTCTACCGCGGCCATAGAGCGCGTGATACCCTGCGCTTTCGCCATCGCAACCACTCGCGGATCACTGATATAGCAGCGGCATTCACACCCCATCTGATGTAACAGTGCTTTGTTGATACCGGACTGAGCCATCGTCGTATCGGTATACAAGGTGCATCCCCGACGTAATGCCTCTGTCATGCGGGACAGCACACCCGGCGAGAACCATAAAATATCCAACCAGTCAAAATCTGCGGTGGTGTGGATCACCCGTTTAATCACCGCTTCTTGCATCTCATCAACAAAACGATAATCGGGGCGCTCACTGGCAATAATATCGCCAATGATTGCGAAGCTATTCTGTTCAATTTGCTGAGGTTTCTGGAGGTAATTCATATTGTTGCCCTTTTTTAAGCCATGCCGACCAACAGTAAGCGCAACAGCGCAAACAACAGTAAGGCCAGTTGCGAAGCTATCATCATCAAATAGATGCTGAGCGGGATATCCGTCAGCGCAATTTTACGGCGTTCATCACCCATCCAGGGTTTTTCTACTCGTTCACCAAAATAACAACTCGGACCACCAAGGCGGATACCCAACGCTCCCGCAACCGTCGCTTCCGACCAGCCACAGTTAGGACTGGTATGCTGATAACGATCACGCCAGCCAATACGCAGTGCCTGACGAAAATCAAGCCGAATGAACCAAGCCGCCGCACTTAACAACAGCCAACTCAGCCGCGCCGGTAACCAATTCGCCAGATCATCCATGCGAGCAGAAACATACCCAATGGCGTGATATTCCTGAGTTTTGTACCCCACCATTGAATCAAGGGTGTTAATCGCTTTATAAGCCATTGCCAACGGCGCACCACCAATCATCAGGAAAAACAGTGGCGCGATAACCCCATCAACGCTGTTTTCCGCCACCGTCTCCACGACTGCGCGCGTGATTTGCGGTGCATCCAGTTGAGAAGTATCGCGCCCGACAATCCATGACAATTGCTGGCGACTCTCATCCAATAAGCCCTGTTGTAATACGCCATGTACCTCTAGCGCGGTATCACTCAGACAACGGCCAGCCAACAGGGTATAAATCATCCACACTTCGACCAGCCAGCCGACCCAAGGATGAATGGCGTTCATCAGCCACAAGCATCCCCAACTCACCAACCAAGTCAGCCCAACAACCACTATCCATAGCCCTGCTCCACCGACTTTCAATGCTCGTTCACTGTGACAACAGCGCCGAACTGCCCGCTGTACCAAAGAGATCAGCTTACCAATCCAACGCACCGGATGAGGCCAATGCGGCGGATCACCTAACCAGCTATCGAGCAAGAAAGCAGCAAACCAGGCAGCAAGTGTCACAATAACCTCCTCGCAGACCTCAACCAGCGATCAAGCAGACTAGGACGCTGAGCAAAATGGATATGAAGATAACTAGCCAGTGTCTGCTGTACCTGATAGCCTCCGGCCCATTGCTGTATTGCCATCCCGTCACGCCATTTAGTACAGTCAAAGACTGAAGGCACTGAGCTGATAAAATCAGAATAATGAAACTCGTGGCCCCGTAAAATCTCACCTTCTGCGGCCAGCAAAGTGTCAAAACGGGCCTGTGCCTGACAGTAACCAAAGCGCATCAACCGCGTACCCATATGGCTTTCCCCCGGCAGAATACCGGCCATCTGGTGACTCGCCCCTTCTCCATCGGTCAACGATTTCCCAAGGTACATCAGGCCACCGCATTCAGCATAAATGGGAACTTGACGACAATGCGCATCCTGTAAAGCTTCCCGCATGGCACTATTGGCGGCCAACTTAGCGGCATATATTTCCGGGTAGCCCCCACCGAGATAAATCATCTGACAATCGGGTAAACGGCGATCATGCAGTGGACTAAAACGGTGAATACGGACCCCCACCCGTTCCAACATCTCCAGATTATCTGGGTAATAAAAATTAAAGGCTTCATCATCTGCCAATGCTAGCGTCAAGCCATCAGCCAATGCGGGATCAGGCAATGATGGTGCCTCACCCTTGGGTAAAGTAGGACAATCACAAAGCGCCAACAGACGATCAAGATTGATATGCGCCTCCACCTGCTGAGCCAACCGTTGCCAACGAGCATCATTGTCAGCCTGCTCTTGAGCAGGAATAAGGCCAAGATGACGAGACGGTAATGACACATCCTTCATCACGGGCAAACGCCCCAGCACCGGCACACCACAATAATGTTCAATCGCATGACGAATAAGTTCGAAATGATTTTCAGAATTGACGCGGTTAACAATGACGCCCGCAATCGTTAGAGAGGGATCAAAACGACAAAAACCCAGAACAGTGGCGGCAACAGAGGTCGATACTGCCTTGCCGTCCACCAACAAAATCACCGGGCATCCCAACTGCTTAGCCATTGCAGCGCTACTGCAATAGTTTGGGTTGGTACCATAACCATCATACAACCCCATCACACCTTCAATGACCGCGACATCAGCATGACGCATGTGCTGATTATAAAGACCATTAAGCGTCGCGGTTGGCAGCATAAATGCATCAAGATTACGAGATGCTACGCCACACACCGAGCTGTGCCAGCCGCTATCCAGATAATCCGGCCCCACTTTAAACGGCTGGACAGTCAACCCTCTCAACATCAATGCTCGCAAAATGCCAAGGGTAACCGTAGTCTTACCACAACCACTACCCGTACCCGCGATAACAAATGCCTTCCTACCTGACCATTGCATAGAAAATTCCCGATATGTCGATCGGAAAAGGAGCGCCAATAAGACGTGCCAACACCGCGCACACCACTTGGATGACAACTCGCTTCCCACCGAAGGAGTTAATGTCTCGTGCCTGTCAGGTCGGTCTTCTGGCTTAGCGTCACCCTTCCCCGCAACCTTCCCAGTCTTTCCGACCAGTGGCATCAGCGGAGTTGTCAGCATCACAGCAGCGGGGGCTGCGGAGGACTTTCACCTCCTTCCCAACCACACCATTAAGGTGTGGTATTAACCTAACGGCGGTTTATACCCGTCATCTTTCAAGTTGCCTCTTTGTTGGCTGCACTCTCTCACCCCGGTCACATAGTTTGCTATGCTCCCGGGGATTCGCTCCCTTGCCGCCGCGACGCATCTTGAAATCCATAGGGTCTATTTATTTTTAACGTGGTCTACTTTTCAAGTTATTAATTATTAGATAACTAATGATATATATTCATTTTTACCATAATAACCTTATTAAATTCATTGAATTTAAATGCAGATTAAATATATATTTCTCACACCAATAAAGCGGCTAATTTTATTATTTTCGGCGATAAACTTATGCGCTTTATAACAAAAATCACCATCAATCTGGTGATAAAGATGGTAACAACATAGCAACAGATTAATCATTGATCATAATCAACTATCTATTCATATCACATAAGCTTATGATGTTTCTTATCATAAAATCGCTCCTTACATCATCTGTATAACCACAAATCACAATGAGAACTACCTATGTTATTATATACCTCCATACCTCGTATTCTTGGCACCTGTTTTTATTACTCACCGAAATCAGAACAAGTCCGCCCACTAATTCCATTGCTTATCGATATTGATAAATTATTTCCCTAGTCAAATAACCGCAAAATAGAAAATCTGACAAAAAAGCTCGCGACCTTCTCAGCCGAATCTCTACAATATGACGACTCTATCTTGTTCCAAGGACAAGGCGTTATGCCAACCCACCTTGGGGATCGGTTTATCTGGACAGAGAAAACGTGTTATCAGGTGCAAGCACACTGGCTTACCGGGAATTTCTGGCAAAACAGAATATTGTCATGTCCAGTGAACAACGGGAACCCGAAGATCAATTCAGTCTGATACTGCTGGCTTTGGTTTACATTTTGGAACAAGGACATAAACCCGCTGCACGTACATTGTTAGAACAGCACTTACTGCCTTGGGCTTACCATTATCTGGAATTGATGCAGACAACCAAACTAGAAAATGATTTTTATCCCATTTTAGCCACTATTGCTATTGACTATTTAAAAACACTGCAAACTGAATTAAAACTCATTCCGGCAAGACTAAAATTATTTTGCTAACACTTTTATTATTCCACAACAAATGCTCCGGGTGATAAATTTAGTAACAACTAATAAATATACATTCTCCCGGAATTCAACTCCCATTTAATCAACTCATCCTTTATAACAACGAATTTATACCAGAAAAATCTTTATAATCCGTCCTCGTTCCATTGAACGTTATAGCTCTATTGCCGTATATAAAACTATTTAGCTGATTTTTATGTTATTTATTATTGGCTATGGATAACAGGCAGCCAATAGAATGATCTTATGCGCTAAAAAAACCGTCTATTAATTCATAAATTAGTAAACATTAAATACTCATATAGAGGATTTATTAAATTTCTAAAAAAAACTTAGCCATAAACTTTATTTCATTGAATGTCTGTTTCCATTACATGGAAAGATTAACAATGTAAACAACACGAGGTAAAAATATGAAGAAAATTTTTTTAGCTACACTTATTACAGGGATTGTATCAGCAAGTTTTTTTGCACAAGCACTTCCCGAAAATAACA is from Photorhabdus laumondii subsp. laumondii and encodes:
- a CDS encoding cobalt-precorrin-8 methylmutase, translating into MNYLQKPQQIEQNSFAIIGDIIASERPDYRFVDEMQEAVIKRVIHTTADFDWLDILWFSPGVLSRMTEALRRGCTLYTDTTMAQSGINKALLHQMGCECRCYISDPRVVAMAKAQGITRSMAAVDVALAEEGDKIFVFGNAPTALFRLLERKASPLAVVGVPVGFVGAAESKAALMQSELPCIAAAGRKGGSNIAAAIINAILYRLQEAQ
- the cbiB gene encoding adenosylcobinamide-phosphate synthase CbiB, with the translated sequence MTLAAWFAAFLLDSWLGDPPHWPHPVRWIGKLISLVQRAVRRCCHSERALKVGGAGLWIVVVGLTWLVSWGCLWLMNAIHPWVGWLVEVWMIYTLLAGRCLSDTALEVHGVLQQGLLDESRQQLSWIVGRDTSQLDAPQITRAVVETVAENSVDGVIAPLFFLMIGGAPLAMAYKAINTLDSMVGYKTQEYHAIGYVSARMDDLANWLPARLSWLLLSAAAWFIRLDFRQALRIGWRDRYQHTSPNCGWSEATVAGALGIRLGGPSCYFGERVEKPWMGDERRKIALTDIPLSIYLMMIASQLALLLFALLRLLLVGMA
- a CDS encoding cobyrinate a,c-diamide synthase, which gives rise to MQWSGRKAFVIAGTGSGCGKTTVTLGILRALMLRGLTVQPFKVGPDYLDSGWHSSVCGVASRNLDAFMLPTATLNGLYNQHMRHADVAVIEGVMGLYDGYGTNPNYCSSAAMAKQLGCPVILLVDGKAVSTSVAATVLGFCRFDPSLTIAGVIVNRVNSENHFELIRHAIEHYCGVPVLGRLPVMKDVSLPSRHLGLIPAQEQADNDARWQRLAQQVEAHINLDRLLALCDCPTLPKGEAPSLPDPALADGLTLALADDEAFNFYYPDNLEMLERVGVRIHRFSPLHDRRLPDCQMIYLGGGYPEIYAAKLAANSAMREALQDAHCRQVPIYAECGGLMYLGKSLTDGEGASHQMAGILPGESHMGTRLMRFGYCQAQARFDTLLAAEGEILRGHEFHYSDFISSVPSVFDCTKWRDGMAIQQWAGGYQVQQTLASYLHIHFAQRPSLLDRWLRSARRLL
- a CDS encoding molecular chaperone TorD family protein; its protein translation is MDRENVLSGASTLAYREFLAKQNIVMSSEQREPEDQFSLILLALVYILEQGHKPAARTLLEQHLLPWAYHYLELMQTTKLENDFYPILATIAIDYLKTLQTELKLIPARLKLFC